From the Oncorhynchus nerka isolate Pitt River linkage group LG20, Oner_Uvic_2.0, whole genome shotgun sequence genome, one window contains:
- the LOC115117387 gene encoding mitochondrial adenyl nucleotide antiporter SLC25A24-like has protein sequence MYHVIKGLVLTESRCWDPDSERSYQDIFDQLDTNKDGKVDVAELRAGLTAMGMSFRRGAAQKIVSSGDQNKDGGLDFNEFNKYLKEHEKKLRLTFKSLDKNNDGHIDASEIKQSLEELGMDITKEEAQTILQSMDIDGTMMVDWNEWRDHFLFNPAHNLNEIIRYWKHSSVLDIGESIAIPDEFTEEEKTSGGWWKQLAAGAMAGAVSRTGTAPLDRVKVFMQVHSSKSNRVTLLGGFKQMIKEGGVASLWRGNGVNVLKIAPETAIKFMAYEQYKKLLTPEGGKVQTHQRFMAGSLAGATAQSSIYPMEVMKTRLTLGKTGQYNGMFDCAKKILRKEGIKAFYKGYTPNMIGIIPYAGIDLAVYEQLWKCRTSPP, from the exons ATGTATCATGTTATAAAAGGACTTGTTCTAACAGAATCCAGATGCTGGGATCCCGATAGTGAAAGGTCATACCAAGACATATTCGATCAACTGGACACCAACAAGGATGGGAAGGTCGATGTTGCTGAATTGAGAGCGGGGCTAACCGCCATGGGCATGTCATTCCGCAGAGGTGCAGCGCAG AAAATTGTATCGTCTGGTGACCAAAACAAAGATGGAGGGCTTGACTTCAATGAGTTCAACAAATATCTGAAAGAACACGAGAAGAAACTGCGCCTGACGTTCAAGAGCTTGGACAAAAACAACGATG GGCACATCGATGCCTCTGAAATCAAGCAGTCCCTTGAAGAGCTGGGCATGGACATAACCAAGGAAGAGGCCCAGACCATCCTACAAAG CATGGACATTGATGGCACCATGATGGTGGACTGGAACGAGTGGAGGGATCACTTCCTGTTCAATCCTGCCCATAACCTGAACGAGATCATACGCTACTGGAAACACTCCTCG GTGCTGGACATAGGTGAGAGCATTGCCATCCCTGATGAgttcacagaggaggagaagacctCTGGTGGCTGGTGGAAACAGCTGGCTGCCGGGGCGATGGCTGGGGCGGTCTCTCGCACAGGCACCGCCCCCCTGGACAGGGTGAAGGTCTTCATGCAG GTCCACTCCTCCAAGTCCAACCGGGTCACCCTGCTGGGAGGATTCAAGCAGATGATTAAGGAAGGGGGCGTGGCTTCATTATGGCGAGGGAACGGGGTCAACGTGTTAAAAATAGCCCCTGAGACTGCTATCAAATTCATGGCCTACGAACAG TATAAGAAGCTGCTGAcaccagagggagggaaggtccAGACCCACCAGAGGTTCATGGCTGGCTCTCTGGCAGGAGCCACCGCCCAGTCATCCATCTACCCCATGGAG GTGATGAAGACCAGACTGACTCTGGGGAAAACTGGCCAGTATAATGGAATGTTTGACTGTGCCAAGAAGATTCTGAGGAAAGAGGGCATCAAAGCCTTCTATAAAGGCTACACTCCCAACATGATAGGCATCATTCCCTATGCTGGCATCGACCTAGCTGTTTACGAG caACTCTGGAAGTGTCGGACAAGTCCACCATGA